Proteins encoded by one window of Salarias fasciatus chromosome 1, fSalaFa1.1, whole genome shotgun sequence:
- the dbndd1 gene encoding dysbindin domain-containing protein 1 produces MEAQGGAGSPEPNKDIQKLLKPSSSGDLSKELFQHSSGEEEGSLSGHTASLLHISEKRQPLSSVSSLEVHFDLLDLTELTDMSDQELAEVFADSDEEIHNESPAGSHHPVLPRGGYMRSPSWTRCSRVEPPRERKHHSDSDTAEPLMKLERPKQP; encoded by the exons ATGGAGGCACAGGGAGGGGCAGGGAGCCCAG AGCCCAATAAAGACAtccagaagctgctgaagcCCTCCAGCTCAGGAGACCTGTCGAAGGAGCTGTTCCAGCACTCgtccggggaggaggagggcagccTGTCGGGCCACACCGCCAGCCTGCTGCACATCAGCGAGAAGAGAC AACCACTGAGCAGTGTGTCTTCATTAGAAGTGCACTTTGACCTCCTGGATCTGACCGAGCTGACCGACATGTCCGACCAGGAACTGGCAGAAGTTTTCGCAGATTCTGACGAAGAAATCCACAATGAATCTCCTGCAG GTTCTCACCATCCCGTGCTGCCCAGAGGCGGCTACATGCGCTCCCCCTCGTGGACACGCTGCAGCAGAGTGGAGCCTCCGCGAGAGAGAAAGCACCACAGTGACTCAGACACCGCAGAGCCTTTAATGAAGCTGGAAAGGCCAAAACAGCCGTGA
- the LOC115390819 gene encoding AFG3-like protein 1 isoform X2 — protein MGLLSVSLGPFRNRVRTVRTWSRDFSTFSATYRNCAALKRTSLIQRRCGGLYQHSFALSRFLSSNKPPKGFEKFFPKSEETTGMNKSVEDEATKERQSVETEGRDTEDEGSRRGRGGSDQQWNWWARFQEDFHLDAKTAWNLALGAAGMASAFLFFHFRETGIQISWKEFLQLYLSRGLVGHLEVVNKQYVKVFPAHGVSTSDVGYFWFNIGSVESFERNLEMAQQDLGINATRKVPVFYSSESDGVLPAILLVGVLLYTMRHGQVGGRNVSRGKGNPFSMTESKAKIITDNISVRFKDVAGCEEAKLEILEFVNFLKNPRQYHDLGAKIPKGAVLSGPPGTGKTLLAKATAGEANVPFITVNGSEFQEMFVGVGPARIRDTFARARKNAPCILFIDEIDAVGRKRGRGNAGDQSEQENTLNQLLVEMDGFNSSTNVIVLAGTNRIDILDPALMRPGRFDRHIYLGPPDIKGRASIFKVHLRPLKLDFSIDADALSRKLAALTPGFTGADIANVCNEAALIAARHLNQFITTKHFEQAIERVIGGLEKKTQVLQLPEKTTVAYHEAGHAVVGWFLEHADPLLKVSIVPRGKGLGYAQYLPKEQYLFSQDQLFDRMCMMLGGRVAEQVFFSRITTGAQDDLRKVTQSAYAQVVQFGMNEAVGQISFDLPQQGSVVSEKPYSESTAQLIDQEVRLLIDAAFQRTVQLVNDKKEMVEKVAKRLLEKEILHRVDMVELLGPRPFQEKSSYEELVEGLGEPEEDASLPKGLKDWNKTTGDEKYRQKRKNNSAVYL, from the exons AGGACTTCCCTAATCCAGAGGCGGTGTGGAGGATTATACCAACACAGTTTTGCTCTCAGTCGGTTTCTCAGCTCCAATAAGCCACCAAAAG GTTTTGAGAAGTTTTTCCCAAAGAGTGAAGAAACGACTGGCATGAACAAATCTGTTGAAG ATGAAGCCACCAAAGAGCGACAGTCTGTGGAAACTGAAGGTCGGGACACAGAGGACGAAGGCAgccggagaggaagaggagggagcgaTCAGCAGTGGAACTGGTGGGCACGCTTCCAG gaagatTTTCACCTGGATGCAAAAACAGCCTGGAACCTTGCTTTGGGCGCCGCCGGAATGGCTtcggcttttttgtttttccacttcagaGAGACAGGGATTCAGATCTCCTGGAAGGAGTTCCTGCAGCTCTACTTGAGCCGAGGCTTG GTCGGCCATTTGGAGGTCGTCAACAAGCAGTACGTCAAAGTGTTTCCAGCTCATGGAGTGAGCACCTCAGATGTG GGCTATTTCTGGTTCAACATCGGCAGTGTGGAGTCGTTTGAGCGTAACCTGGAGATGGCTCAGCAGGACCTGGGCATCAACGCCACACGCAAAGTGCCCGTGTTCTACAGCAGTGAAAGTGATGG CGTCCTGCCAGCCATCCTTCTGGTCGGGGTTCTGCTCTATACCATGCGGCACGGGCAAGTCGGTGGAAGGAATGTCAGCAGAGGCAAAGGAAACCCATTCAGCATGACCGAATCCAAAGCCAAGATAATTACAGACAACATCAGCGTGCGTTTCAAAGACGTCGCAGGCTGTGAAGAGGCCAAACTAGAAATCTTAGAGTTTGTGAACTTCCTGAAGAATCCGCGTCAGTATCACGACCTGGGCGCCAAGATTCCCAAG GGAGCTGTGTTATCCGGTCCACCTGGAACGGGGAAGACCTTGTTAGCAAAGGCCACGGCGGGAGAGGCCAACGTCCCCTTCATCACCGTCAACGGCTCCGAGTTCCAGGAAATGTTTGTTGGTGTGGGCCCAGCACGG ATAAGGGATACATTTGCCAGAGCAAGAAAAAATGCACCTTGCATCCTTTTCATTGATGAGATCGATGCAGTCggcaggaaaagaggaagaggaaacgcCGGCGACCAAAGCGAGCAGGAAAACACTCTCAACCAGCTGCTTGTGGAAATGGATG GGTTTAACAGCAGCACGAACGTAATTGTTTTGGCTGGAACCAATCGAATCGATATCCTGGATCCCGCTCTGATGCGTCCAGGACGTTTTGATCGCCATATATATTTAG ggCCACCAGACATAAAAGGCAGGGCCTCCATCTTTAAAGTGCACTTGAGACCTCTGAAGTTAGACTTCAGCATAGACGCAGACGCTTTGTCCAGGAAGCTCGCTGCACTGACTCCAGGTTTTACTG GGGCGGATATTGCTAATGTGTGCAATGAAGCTGCACTGATCGCTGCTCGTCACCTCAACCAGTTTATCACTACTAAGCACTTTGAGCAGGCGATTGAAAGGGTTATTGGAG GTTTGGAAAAGAAGACTCAGGTACTACAGCTGCCAGAAAAGACAACCGTTGCGTATCATGAAGCTGGACATGCTGTTGTCGGCTGGTTCCTCGAACATGCAGACCCACTACTGAAG GTGTCCATCGTTCCCAGAGGGAAGGGTTTGGGCTACGCACAGTATCTACCAAAGGAGCAGTACCTGTTCTCCCAGGATCAGCTGTTTGACAGGATGTGCATGATGCTGGGAGGCCGAGTGGCCGAGCAAGTTTTCTTTAGTCGGATCACGACTGGCGCACAAGACGACCTCAGGAAGGTCACACAGTCGGCCTATGCACAG GTTGTCCAGTTTGGCATGAATGAGGCGGTGGGTCAGATCTCTTTTGACCTCCCTCAGCAGGGAAGCGTGGTCAGCGAGAAGCCGTACAGCGAATCCACAGCGCAGCTCATCGACCAGGAGGTCCGCCTGCTCATCGACGCCGCCTTCCAGCGAACCGTGCAGCTCGTCAACGACAAGAAAGAAATGGTGGAGAAG GTGGCAAAACGCCTTCTAGAAAAGGAGATTCTGCACCGAGTCGACATGGTAGAGCTGCTCGGACCTCGTCCCTTTCAGGAGAAGTCCTCTTATGAAGAACTGGTTGAAGGGTTGGGGGAACCCGAGGAGGACGCCTCTCTCCCCAAAGGGCTGAAGGACTGGAACAAAACCACTGGAGATGAAAAATACCGGCAGAAACGGAAAAACAACTCAGCTGTTTACCTCTAA
- the LOC115390819 gene encoding AFG3-like protein 1 isoform X1, whose product MGLLSVSLGPFRNRVRTVRTWSRDFSTFSATYRNCAALKRTSLIQRRCGGLYQHSFALSRFLSSNKPPKGFEKFFPKSEETTGMNKSVEDEATKERQSVETEGRDTEDEGSRRGRGGSDQQWNWWARFQEDFHLDAKTAWNLALGAAGMASAFLFFHFRETGIQISWKEFLQLYLSRGLVGHLEVVNKQYVKVFPAHGVSTSDVGYFWFNIGSVESFERNLEMAQQDLGINATRKVPVFYSSESDGTLFFSVLPAILLVGVLLYTMRHGQVGGRNVSRGKGNPFSMTESKAKIITDNISVRFKDVAGCEEAKLEILEFVNFLKNPRQYHDLGAKIPKGAVLSGPPGTGKTLLAKATAGEANVPFITVNGSEFQEMFVGVGPARIRDTFARARKNAPCILFIDEIDAVGRKRGRGNAGDQSEQENTLNQLLVEMDGFNSSTNVIVLAGTNRIDILDPALMRPGRFDRHIYLGPPDIKGRASIFKVHLRPLKLDFSIDADALSRKLAALTPGFTGADIANVCNEAALIAARHLNQFITTKHFEQAIERVIGGLEKKTQVLQLPEKTTVAYHEAGHAVVGWFLEHADPLLKVSIVPRGKGLGYAQYLPKEQYLFSQDQLFDRMCMMLGGRVAEQVFFSRITTGAQDDLRKVTQSAYAQVVQFGMNEAVGQISFDLPQQGSVVSEKPYSESTAQLIDQEVRLLIDAAFQRTVQLVNDKKEMVEKVAKRLLEKEILHRVDMVELLGPRPFQEKSSYEELVEGLGEPEEDASLPKGLKDWNKTTGDEKYRQKRKNNSAVYL is encoded by the exons AGGACTTCCCTAATCCAGAGGCGGTGTGGAGGATTATACCAACACAGTTTTGCTCTCAGTCGGTTTCTCAGCTCCAATAAGCCACCAAAAG GTTTTGAGAAGTTTTTCCCAAAGAGTGAAGAAACGACTGGCATGAACAAATCTGTTGAAG ATGAAGCCACCAAAGAGCGACAGTCTGTGGAAACTGAAGGTCGGGACACAGAGGACGAAGGCAgccggagaggaagaggagggagcgaTCAGCAGTGGAACTGGTGGGCACGCTTCCAG gaagatTTTCACCTGGATGCAAAAACAGCCTGGAACCTTGCTTTGGGCGCCGCCGGAATGGCTtcggcttttttgtttttccacttcagaGAGACAGGGATTCAGATCTCCTGGAAGGAGTTCCTGCAGCTCTACTTGAGCCGAGGCTTG GTCGGCCATTTGGAGGTCGTCAACAAGCAGTACGTCAAAGTGTTTCCAGCTCATGGAGTGAGCACCTCAGATGTG GGCTATTTCTGGTTCAACATCGGCAGTGTGGAGTCGTTTGAGCGTAACCTGGAGATGGCTCAGCAGGACCTGGGCATCAACGCCACACGCAAAGTGCCCGTGTTCTACAGCAGTGAAAGTGATGG GACGCTCTTTTTTAGCGTCCTGCCAGCCATCCTTCTGGTCGGGGTTCTGCTCTATACCATGCGGCACGGGCAAGTCGGTGGAAGGAATGTCAGCAGAGGCAAAGGAAACCCATTCAGCATGACCGAATCCAAAGCCAAGATAATTACAGACAACATCAGCGTGCGTTTCAAAGACGTCGCAGGCTGTGAAGAGGCCAAACTAGAAATCTTAGAGTTTGTGAACTTCCTGAAGAATCCGCGTCAGTATCACGACCTGGGCGCCAAGATTCCCAAG GGAGCTGTGTTATCCGGTCCACCTGGAACGGGGAAGACCTTGTTAGCAAAGGCCACGGCGGGAGAGGCCAACGTCCCCTTCATCACCGTCAACGGCTCCGAGTTCCAGGAAATGTTTGTTGGTGTGGGCCCAGCACGG ATAAGGGATACATTTGCCAGAGCAAGAAAAAATGCACCTTGCATCCTTTTCATTGATGAGATCGATGCAGTCggcaggaaaagaggaagaggaaacgcCGGCGACCAAAGCGAGCAGGAAAACACTCTCAACCAGCTGCTTGTGGAAATGGATG GGTTTAACAGCAGCACGAACGTAATTGTTTTGGCTGGAACCAATCGAATCGATATCCTGGATCCCGCTCTGATGCGTCCAGGACGTTTTGATCGCCATATATATTTAG ggCCACCAGACATAAAAGGCAGGGCCTCCATCTTTAAAGTGCACTTGAGACCTCTGAAGTTAGACTTCAGCATAGACGCAGACGCTTTGTCCAGGAAGCTCGCTGCACTGACTCCAGGTTTTACTG GGGCGGATATTGCTAATGTGTGCAATGAAGCTGCACTGATCGCTGCTCGTCACCTCAACCAGTTTATCACTACTAAGCACTTTGAGCAGGCGATTGAAAGGGTTATTGGAG GTTTGGAAAAGAAGACTCAGGTACTACAGCTGCCAGAAAAGACAACCGTTGCGTATCATGAAGCTGGACATGCTGTTGTCGGCTGGTTCCTCGAACATGCAGACCCACTACTGAAG GTGTCCATCGTTCCCAGAGGGAAGGGTTTGGGCTACGCACAGTATCTACCAAAGGAGCAGTACCTGTTCTCCCAGGATCAGCTGTTTGACAGGATGTGCATGATGCTGGGAGGCCGAGTGGCCGAGCAAGTTTTCTTTAGTCGGATCACGACTGGCGCACAAGACGACCTCAGGAAGGTCACACAGTCGGCCTATGCACAG GTTGTCCAGTTTGGCATGAATGAGGCGGTGGGTCAGATCTCTTTTGACCTCCCTCAGCAGGGAAGCGTGGTCAGCGAGAAGCCGTACAGCGAATCCACAGCGCAGCTCATCGACCAGGAGGTCCGCCTGCTCATCGACGCCGCCTTCCAGCGAACCGTGCAGCTCGTCAACGACAAGAAAGAAATGGTGGAGAAG GTGGCAAAACGCCTTCTAGAAAAGGAGATTCTGCACCGAGTCGACATGGTAGAGCTGCTCGGACCTCGTCCCTTTCAGGAGAAGTCCTCTTATGAAGAACTGGTTGAAGGGTTGGGGGAACCCGAGGAGGACGCCTCTCTCCCCAAAGGGCTGAAGGACTGGAACAAAACCACTGGAGATGAAAAATACCGGCAGAAACGGAAAAACAACTCAGCTGTTTACCTCTAA